The segment GGCAAGCGCCTCGTCGGCACCATGCTGGTGCGACAGGACGACGGCGAGGTCGTGGGTCCGTGGCTGTCGATCGTGCGCTACCTCGCCCACATCGTGGACGTCCTGCCGCTCTACGCGGGGTTCTTGTGGCCCCTGTGGGACCACAAGCGCCAGACCTTCTCCGACAAGCTGTGCCACACGGTCGTCATCGTCGCCTGAGGGGCGTGAACGTCGCTGTCGTAGATGCCATGAAGGCGCCCGAGAACGTCCGATTGGTGCCCGTTCGAGGCAACCTGCAGCGGCTAGGCCCCAGAAACGCCAGCTGAACGCGACGAGCTCGGGCGCGACAAGCCTGCCAGGGCGACTCGGTCGTGCCGAGATGCGGTCGGCGGGCTCGAGCAGCCGGGGAGGGGTTCCGGAGGCAATCGGAGCCGTCTACGGGCTTCCCACGAACTCAACTTTACATAACGTACATTCTGGGCGGCCGGGGTAGGGGTGTATCGGGTCTCGAGAGGGGTGCCGCCACCGCGGGCTCAGGCGCTGACGCCGACCTCGGTGGGGCTGTCGTCGCCGTCCGCAGCTGGTGGTGCGGTGGGCGCGCCCGTGGCCCCCGGCTCGGCGCCCGACGACGGGACTCCCGGCACGGCCCCGGAGGTCGGCGGGCGACGGCGAAGACCGCTCACGCGAAGCGGGTCGACGAGTGACACGATTCGACCAGGAGCGCTCGTGAGCCATGAGTCGGCTGCCCGGAGCCATCCGGCCGGCACCTGCAGCCAGGCCGGGTGCGGAAGCACGCCGCTGAGGGCGGCGATCGGCGAGACCGTGAAGGCGGGACGGGGGAGTTGGGTGATGGCCACCCCGAGGGTGAACACGACCACTCCCCCGGCGGCGTCGAGGAAGTAGTGGTTGGCGGTGACGATGATCGTGAACAGGGTGACGAAGGGGTGGAGGATCAGCAGGGCCTTGATCCAGCGACGGCGGACGACAGGGACCAGGGCGAAGACGCACCAGAGGGCCCAGGCGATGTGGAGGCTGGGCATGGCGGCGTAGAGGTTGCCGGCGTCCTTCATGAGGGCCGAGTCCCAGCTGCCGATCCCTCCGATCACGTTCAGGGTGTCCACGAAACCGAAGCTCGACGGCAAGAAGCGCGGCGGCAGCAGAGGGAACGCGATGAAGCCGACGAGGCCAAGGCCGGTCATCCAGGCCAGGGCGTTGCGCCACCGGATGTAGCGCTCGGGGAATCGGCGGAACAGCCACACGAGGGTGACCACCGGGAGCACGAAGTGCACCGTTGAGTAGAAGAGGTCGGACGCCTCGATCAGGAGCCGATGCGGCAGGAACCACTGCTGAATGGCGTGCTCGCCAAAGATGCCGAGGGACCGCTCCGCGTGGACGATCTGGCTGGCGTGGGTGCCGGCCACGGCGTGGGCCCCGGCCGCCTTGCTGCTCGTCCACTCGTAGACGAGGTCGAACGCCACGATGGCGAGCACTTCCTTCCACCACCGCAGCCGCCGCGTCCCCGGGTTCACCGGCATGATCCTAACGAGCCAGGTTGCGTTAACCAGTGCATTCGCCCCATCTGGCTCATGTCGGCAGGGCCCCGAGAAAGCCCAGCGCAGCGTCGATGAAGCCGAAGCTCATCG is part of the Acidimicrobiales bacterium genome and harbors:
- a CDS encoding phosphatase PAP2 family protein, producing the protein MNPGTRRLRWWKEVLAIVAFDLVYEWTSSKAAGAHAVAGTHASQIVHAERSLGIFGEHAIQQWFLPHRLLIEASDLFYSTVHFVLPVVTLVWLFRRFPERYIRWRNALAWMTGLGLVGFIAFPLLPPRFLPSSFGFVDTLNVIGGIGSWDSALMKDAGNLYAAMPSLHIAWALWCVFALVPVVRRRWIKALLILHPFVTLFTIIVTANHYFLDAAGGVVVFTLGVAITQLPRPAFTVSPIAALSGVLPHPAWLQVPAGWLRAADSWLTSAPGRIVSLVDPLRVSGLRRRPPTSGAVPGVPSSGAEPGATGAPTAPPAADGDDSPTEVGVSA